A single genomic interval of Megalobrama amblycephala isolate DHTTF-2021 linkage group LG15, ASM1881202v1, whole genome shotgun sequence harbors:
- the dyrk4 gene encoding dual specificity tyrosine-phosphorylation-regulated kinase 4 isoform X6: MDKKKVRKKLETLIKEKNISLPLVKKKCGTGVGTLPQLEAPVKQVLVTNGKLLHSNGTLPSIVKQLVQSTQGNQEERPRPQFPNRFGSSVENLSESLTRSIINKFEKIRTYEGQRLPMSPTTALKHFQNQLTEYEREEIMDYSEIWYLGLDTKKIEGSQGSPQNSGYDDEHGSYIKVLHDHIGYRYEVLEVIGKGSFGQVLKCLDHKTNEMVAIKIIRNKKRFHHQALVELKILDAVRRRDRDNCHNVIHMKEYFYFRNHLCISFELLGANLYELIKKNNFQGFSLGLIRRFAHSLLKCLQMLHKEKIIHCDLKPENILLSQRGQGNIKVVDFGSSCYEQQRVYTYIQSRFYRSPEVILGHPYSMAIDMWSLGCILAELYTGYPLFPGESEVEQIACIMEIMGLPPNDFVQPASRRRLFFDSKGNPRNITNSKGKKRRPNSKDLASVLKTNDPLFLDFIRRCLVWDPTKRMTPDEGMQHEWITEGRLNKLHPKPRPIRKDIDNNYDFTYRKGTLNRTADKSVSDDKPKRVSDTSSKGGKTVTEERLRPIGASAEEENSEDSGKSVSKDSKSDSSGERSVQIIIKSEQGSSTDSSEGQEPQYLPPIV; encoded by the exons AAGTGTGGGACGGGAGTTGGTACTTTACCCCAGCTAGAGGCTCCAGTCAAGCAAGTTTTGGTGACCAATGGCAAACTTCTGCATTCGAATGGAACCTTACCCAGTATTGTCAAACAGCTGGTGCAAAGCACTCAAGGGAATCAG GAGGAGAGGCCGAGGCCACAGTTTCCCAATCGCTTTGGTTCATCGGTGGAAAACCTCTCAGAATCCTTAACCAGAAGCATCATCAATAAGTTTGAGAAGATCAGGACATATGAGGGACAGAGGCTGCCTATGTCTCCAACAA CGGCACTGAAGCACTTCCAGAACCAGCTAACAGAATATGAGAGGGAGGAGATCATGGACTACTCTGAGATCTGGTATCTGGGCTTGGACACCAAGAAGATTGAGGGCTCCCAGGGATCCCCACAGAATTCAGGCTATGACGATGAGCATGGCAGCTACATAAAG GTCCTGCATGACCATATAGGTTATCGCTATGAAGTCCTGGAGGTTATTGGGAAAGGATCGTTTGGCCAAGTCTTGAAATGTTTGGATCACAAGACAAATGAGATGGTGGCCATCAAGATCATTCGAAATAAGAAGAG GTTTCATCACCAGGCTCTTGTAGAGCTAAAGATACTGGATGCCGTGCGGAGAAGAGACCGAGATAATTGCCACAACGTCATTCACATGAAAGAGTACTTCTACTTCCGCAACCACCTGTGCATCTCCTTCGAGCTGCTGGG AGCAAACCTCTATGAGCTTATTAAGAAGAACAACTTCCAGGGCTTCAGTCTGGGGTTGATTCGGCGTTTTGCTCACTCACTGCTCAAGTGCCTCCAGATGCTGCACAAAGAgaagatcatccactgtgaccTTAAACCG GAGAACATACTCCTGTCCCAGAGGGGACAAGGAAACATCAAGGTCGTCGACTTTGGATCAAGCTGCTATGAGCAACAAAGAG TGTACACTTACATTCAGAGTCGCTTCTACCGCTCACCGGAGGTGATTCTGGGCCATCCGTATAGCATGGCAATAGACATGTGGAGTCTGGGCTGCATTTTGGCAGAGCTGTACACCGGCTATCCCCTCTTTCCAGGAGAGAGTGAAGTGGAGCAGATCGCCTGTATCATGGAG ATCATGGGACTTCCTCCAAATGACTTTGTTCAACCTGCATCAAGACGAAGGTTATTTTTTG ATTCCAAAGGAAACCCAAGGAATATCACCAACAGCAAAGGGAAAAAACGTCGACCCAACTCAAAAGATCTTGCCAGTGTGCTGAAGACCAACGATCCTCTATTTCTTGACTTCATTCGTCGTTGCCTTGT GTGGGATCCCACAAAACGGATGACTCCTGATGAAGGGATGCAGCATGAGTGGATCACAGAGGGCCGTCTCAACAAGCTCCATCCTAAACCTCGGCCTATCCGGAAAGACATTGACAACAATTATGACTTCACTTACCGCAAAGGGACTTTAAACAGGACAG CCGATAAATCTGTATCTGACGACAAACCTAAGAGGGTCAGTGACACTTCAAGCAAAGGAGGCAAGACGGTAACAGAAGAGCGTCTGCGTCCTATAGGAGCATCAGCCGAGGAAGAAAACAGCGAAGATTCAGGCAAAAGTGTGAGCAAAGACAGCAAGTCGGACTCAAGTGGAGAGCGGTCCGTTCAGATCATCATCAAATCTGAACAAGGATCAAGCACTGATTCTTCAGAAGGACAGGAGCCTCAGTATCTCCCCCCTATTGTCTAA
- the dyrk4 gene encoding dual specificity tyrosine-phosphorylation-regulated kinase 4 isoform X8, with protein MGPRAESERGEGDNRGEKKCGTGVGTLPQLEAPVKQVLVTNGKLLHSNGTLPSIVKQLVQSTQGNQEERPRPQFPNRFGSSVENLSESLTRSIINKFEKIRTYEGQRLPMSPTTALKHFQNQLTEYEREEIMDYSEIWYLGLDTKKIEGSQGSPQNSGYDDEHGSYIKVLHDHIGYRYEVLEVIGKGSFGQVLKCLDHKTNEMVAIKIIRNKKRFHHQALVELKILDAVRRRDRDNCHNVIHMKEYFYFRNHLCISFELLGANLYELIKKNNFQGFSLGLIRRFAHSLLKCLQMLHKEKIIHCDLKPENILLSQRGQGNIKVVDFGSSCYEQQRVYTYIQSRFYRSPEVILGHPYSMAIDMWSLGCILAELYTGYPLFPGESEVEQIACIMEIMGLPPNDFVQPASRRRLFFDSKGNPRNITNSKGKKRRPNSKDLASVLKTNDPLFLDFIRRCLVWDPTKRMTPDEGMQHEWITEGRLNKLHPKPRPIRKDIDNNYDFTYRKGTLNRTADKSVSDDKPKRVSDTSSKGGKTVTEERLRPIGASAEEENSEDSGKSVSKDSKSDSSGERSVQIIIKSEQGSSTDSSEGQEPQYLPPIV; from the exons AAGTGTGGGACGGGAGTTGGTACTTTACCCCAGCTAGAGGCTCCAGTCAAGCAAGTTTTGGTGACCAATGGCAAACTTCTGCATTCGAATGGAACCTTACCCAGTATTGTCAAACAGCTGGTGCAAAGCACTCAAGGGAATCAG GAGGAGAGGCCGAGGCCACAGTTTCCCAATCGCTTTGGTTCATCGGTGGAAAACCTCTCAGAATCCTTAACCAGAAGCATCATCAATAAGTTTGAGAAGATCAGGACATATGAGGGACAGAGGCTGCCTATGTCTCCAACAA CGGCACTGAAGCACTTCCAGAACCAGCTAACAGAATATGAGAGGGAGGAGATCATGGACTACTCTGAGATCTGGTATCTGGGCTTGGACACCAAGAAGATTGAGGGCTCCCAGGGATCCCCACAGAATTCAGGCTATGACGATGAGCATGGCAGCTACATAAAG GTCCTGCATGACCATATAGGTTATCGCTATGAAGTCCTGGAGGTTATTGGGAAAGGATCGTTTGGCCAAGTCTTGAAATGTTTGGATCACAAGACAAATGAGATGGTGGCCATCAAGATCATTCGAAATAAGAAGAG GTTTCATCACCAGGCTCTTGTAGAGCTAAAGATACTGGATGCCGTGCGGAGAAGAGACCGAGATAATTGCCACAACGTCATTCACATGAAAGAGTACTTCTACTTCCGCAACCACCTGTGCATCTCCTTCGAGCTGCTGGG AGCAAACCTCTATGAGCTTATTAAGAAGAACAACTTCCAGGGCTTCAGTCTGGGGTTGATTCGGCGTTTTGCTCACTCACTGCTCAAGTGCCTCCAGATGCTGCACAAAGAgaagatcatccactgtgaccTTAAACCG GAGAACATACTCCTGTCCCAGAGGGGACAAGGAAACATCAAGGTCGTCGACTTTGGATCAAGCTGCTATGAGCAACAAAGAG TGTACACTTACATTCAGAGTCGCTTCTACCGCTCACCGGAGGTGATTCTGGGCCATCCGTATAGCATGGCAATAGACATGTGGAGTCTGGGCTGCATTTTGGCAGAGCTGTACACCGGCTATCCCCTCTTTCCAGGAGAGAGTGAAGTGGAGCAGATCGCCTGTATCATGGAG ATCATGGGACTTCCTCCAAATGACTTTGTTCAACCTGCATCAAGACGAAGGTTATTTTTTG ATTCCAAAGGAAACCCAAGGAATATCACCAACAGCAAAGGGAAAAAACGTCGACCCAACTCAAAAGATCTTGCCAGTGTGCTGAAGACCAACGATCCTCTATTTCTTGACTTCATTCGTCGTTGCCTTGT GTGGGATCCCACAAAACGGATGACTCCTGATGAAGGGATGCAGCATGAGTGGATCACAGAGGGCCGTCTCAACAAGCTCCATCCTAAACCTCGGCCTATCCGGAAAGACATTGACAACAATTATGACTTCACTTACCGCAAAGGGACTTTAAACAGGACAG CCGATAAATCTGTATCTGACGACAAACCTAAGAGGGTCAGTGACACTTCAAGCAAAGGAGGCAAGACGGTAACAGAAGAGCGTCTGCGTCCTATAGGAGCATCAGCCGAGGAAGAAAACAGCGAAGATTCAGGCAAAAGTGTGAGCAAAGACAGCAAGTCGGACTCAAGTGGAGAGCGGTCCGTTCAGATCATCATCAAATCTGAACAAGGATCAAGCACTGATTCTTCAGAAGGACAGGAGCCTCAGTATCTCCCCCCTATTGTCTAA
- the dyrk4 gene encoding dual specificity tyrosine-phosphorylation-regulated kinase 4 isoform X4, whose protein sequence is MGPRAESERGEGDNRGEKSARPEAFPHPHRSQAENSKIGPNCTYSQKCGTGVGTLPQLEAPVKQVLVTNGKLLHSNGTLPSIVKQLVQSTQGNQEERPRPQFPNRFGSSVENLSESLTRSIINKFEKIRTYEGQRLPMSPTTALKHFQNQLTEYEREEIMDYSEIWYLGLDTKKIEGSQGSPQNSGYDDEHGSYIKVLHDHIGYRYEVLEVIGKGSFGQVLKCLDHKTNEMVAIKIIRNKKRFHHQALVELKILDAVRRRDRDNCHNVIHMKEYFYFRNHLCISFELLGANLYELIKKNNFQGFSLGLIRRFAHSLLKCLQMLHKEKIIHCDLKPENILLSQRGQGNIKVVDFGSSCYEQQRVYTYIQSRFYRSPEVILGHPYSMAIDMWSLGCILAELYTGYPLFPGESEVEQIACIMEIMGLPPNDFVQPASRRRLFFDSKGNPRNITNSKGKKRRPNSKDLASVLKTNDPLFLDFIRRCLVWDPTKRMTPDEGMQHEWITEGRLNKLHPKPRPIRKDIDNNYDFTYRKGTLNRTADKSVSDDKPKRVSDTSSKGGKTVTEERLRPIGASAEEENSEDSGKSVSKDSKSDSSGERSVQIIIKSEQGSSTDSSEGQEPQYLPPIV, encoded by the exons TCAGCCAGACCCGAGGCTTTCCCTCACCCCCACAGGTCTCAGGCCGAGAACTCAAAAATAGGACCCAACTGCACCTACTCACAG AAGTGTGGGACGGGAGTTGGTACTTTACCCCAGCTAGAGGCTCCAGTCAAGCAAGTTTTGGTGACCAATGGCAAACTTCTGCATTCGAATGGAACCTTACCCAGTATTGTCAAACAGCTGGTGCAAAGCACTCAAGGGAATCAG GAGGAGAGGCCGAGGCCACAGTTTCCCAATCGCTTTGGTTCATCGGTGGAAAACCTCTCAGAATCCTTAACCAGAAGCATCATCAATAAGTTTGAGAAGATCAGGACATATGAGGGACAGAGGCTGCCTATGTCTCCAACAA CGGCACTGAAGCACTTCCAGAACCAGCTAACAGAATATGAGAGGGAGGAGATCATGGACTACTCTGAGATCTGGTATCTGGGCTTGGACACCAAGAAGATTGAGGGCTCCCAGGGATCCCCACAGAATTCAGGCTATGACGATGAGCATGGCAGCTACATAAAG GTCCTGCATGACCATATAGGTTATCGCTATGAAGTCCTGGAGGTTATTGGGAAAGGATCGTTTGGCCAAGTCTTGAAATGTTTGGATCACAAGACAAATGAGATGGTGGCCATCAAGATCATTCGAAATAAGAAGAG GTTTCATCACCAGGCTCTTGTAGAGCTAAAGATACTGGATGCCGTGCGGAGAAGAGACCGAGATAATTGCCACAACGTCATTCACATGAAAGAGTACTTCTACTTCCGCAACCACCTGTGCATCTCCTTCGAGCTGCTGGG AGCAAACCTCTATGAGCTTATTAAGAAGAACAACTTCCAGGGCTTCAGTCTGGGGTTGATTCGGCGTTTTGCTCACTCACTGCTCAAGTGCCTCCAGATGCTGCACAAAGAgaagatcatccactgtgaccTTAAACCG GAGAACATACTCCTGTCCCAGAGGGGACAAGGAAACATCAAGGTCGTCGACTTTGGATCAAGCTGCTATGAGCAACAAAGAG TGTACACTTACATTCAGAGTCGCTTCTACCGCTCACCGGAGGTGATTCTGGGCCATCCGTATAGCATGGCAATAGACATGTGGAGTCTGGGCTGCATTTTGGCAGAGCTGTACACCGGCTATCCCCTCTTTCCAGGAGAGAGTGAAGTGGAGCAGATCGCCTGTATCATGGAG ATCATGGGACTTCCTCCAAATGACTTTGTTCAACCTGCATCAAGACGAAGGTTATTTTTTG ATTCCAAAGGAAACCCAAGGAATATCACCAACAGCAAAGGGAAAAAACGTCGACCCAACTCAAAAGATCTTGCCAGTGTGCTGAAGACCAACGATCCTCTATTTCTTGACTTCATTCGTCGTTGCCTTGT GTGGGATCCCACAAAACGGATGACTCCTGATGAAGGGATGCAGCATGAGTGGATCACAGAGGGCCGTCTCAACAAGCTCCATCCTAAACCTCGGCCTATCCGGAAAGACATTGACAACAATTATGACTTCACTTACCGCAAAGGGACTTTAAACAGGACAG CCGATAAATCTGTATCTGACGACAAACCTAAGAGGGTCAGTGACACTTCAAGCAAAGGAGGCAAGACGGTAACAGAAGAGCGTCTGCGTCCTATAGGAGCATCAGCCGAGGAAGAAAACAGCGAAGATTCAGGCAAAAGTGTGAGCAAAGACAGCAAGTCGGACTCAAGTGGAGAGCGGTCCGTTCAGATCATCATCAAATCTGAACAAGGATCAAGCACTGATTCTTCAGAAGGACAGGAGCCTCAGTATCTCCCCCCTATTGTCTAA